A stretch of DNA from Acidobacteriota bacterium:
CTGTCGTTGACCTTGGTTCGCAGGCCGTGAGAGGCGGCAAGTGCTGCTGAGAAGGTTCCTTCCAAGTAAGCCGACCAGAATGCTTCATGTTTGGCGAGCAATGGTAGGTCGTCGTACTCGGAACGCACGTGGCAAGCAGAAAGGAAGTCGCGTTCAATCCTGATATCGACAGACCAAAGTTCTGATCCGCGTCCCTTCGCCGTCTTGCTTACGGTAATTCGCCCCCACCCAGACGCCTCATCAATCTTGGTTGCCGCAACGATTAAATCTCGTCCCGACTTAGGCAGCCCTAAGACACCCCTAACGCTCTTACTTTTCTCCATGAGCCACTTCACGACACCAAGACCGAACGATACACCGGCACGATATCCTGCAGCTCCGTACTCCTTTGGCGTGCCTGCTGCGGCGGCCGCCATGAGTGCCTGAAGTGTCTCGCCTCTAATCACTAATGCTTGTGCATCAGTTTCCAGTGTCCCAATGTTGACGAATCTGGTGAACTCAGGTTTACCAAAGAACTGTTCTACTGCACGATAGGCCGCATCCGCGAGATACGGCTGAAGAGACTCGGCAACCTTCGATGGCGAGAGCGATAGTAACCTCTCTATTTCCTCACTTCGCAGGTCCTGGATTCCAGTCGGCAACTGTTCTTCGCCCGCCAATGGCTGCTTTGTACCGTCGCTTCCGTAGTGAGCGCAAATTTTCAGCGCGGTCTCTTTCACCGAAATGAGCAACTCGGCGTATCGGGTCGGGTCGTATTGAATGTGTTCGACAGTCGGGTCTACATCGGGAATCTCTTCAAGCTTGACTCCGTGTTCAACGATAAGGACGATCTTCTTGCCAAGTTGCCGGGCCCACGAATGTTCTGCATTAACCCACTTGGATTTCGCACCGGCACTCGTAATCAAGAAGAAGCAGGCCTGAGATTCAGCAATCTGTGTTCTGAGTCGATCACCAAGCGGTGCCCCTGGGGAGGACCGATCAAGATCCCGCTCGACGACTACGCCGCTGACGTCGCGCAGCGTTGCCACGATCGTGTCGGCTAGTAGCATATCGTGCCGTGAGTAGCTAAGGAAGAGTTTCATCTTGTTCTCCAGACCCTCTGATTTTCAGACTCCCTTGTGTCCAGTTAGGCTAGCCGCTTCAACATCTCTTTCGCCAAAGCGCTGTAGTCTTCGGCGCCATCGCTTCTCGGCGCGTACTCGAATACCGATTTGTGCTCTTGTTGCGAGTAGTCCAGTTCTGTTCGCTCGCGAATGACTGTTCGATACACTCTACCGTGAAACAGCTTCTTCGCTTCGTGGCGGACCGTCTCGGGACCAGCGCGGCGTGTCGTGTAAAACGTTATCACGATGCCGGTGCGTTCGCTATCGATTCGCGCGTCCCGGGTGTGGGTGTCTATGAACTCGATCATCTGCGCGATCGACCGCAAGCCCAGCCAGGTGGAAACGCAAGGTATCAACAGATAATCGGAAAGCGAGATCGCCGCTGAAGTCATTCGCCCAAGCTCCGGCGGACAGTCGAACAACACGAAATCGTAGTCGTCATCCCTCGCTCGAAAAGCATGTCTGAGCGGCGCCGTCAGGTGCCCCAGACCGTCGGAGGCAACAGTTGCATGCCACAGACGTCTGCCGCCGCTTGGCAACAGCCACACGTTTTCTCCGATACGATTTGCGCTGAACGTTCCCTGCTCGATCGCCGAGGCCAGCGTGCCGCGCGCGTGATCCGTACCGGCAATGAACCGAAGATTGTCCTGGGGATCGCAGTCCACCAGCAGCACCCGCGCGCCAGCGAAAGCTAAACCGTGTCCAAGGTTCCAGGTCGTCGTAGTCTTGCCTGTCCCGCCCTTCGACGCCGCGATCGCTATGTGAATGCCCATCTCGCTGACCAGCCTGAGGGAAAGAACCTACTTTTCGAGAGCTGAAGCGGAAAGCTGGGGGTCAGCTTCGCTCCCCGCGTGTTCCGAAGGAACGACTACGCGCAGATTCTGTATCCCTCGATAAGCAAGGTAGTGGTTATAGAACACAATCAGCAGCCCAACAGCCGGGATCGACAGAAATACGCCAACAAGTCCGCCGATCTCCGCTCCCGCTAGAATAGCGATGATC
This window harbors:
- a CDS encoding toll/interleukin-1 receptor domain-containing protein gives rise to the protein MKLFLSYSRHDMLLADTIVATLRDVSGVVVERDLDRSSPGAPLGDRLRTQIAESQACFFLITSAGAKSKWVNAEHSWARQLGKKIVLIVEHGVKLEEIPDVDPTVEHIQYDPTRYAELLISVKETALKICAHYGSDGTKQPLAGEEQLPTGIQDLRSEEIERLLSLSPSKVAESLQPYLADAAYRAVEQFFGKPEFTRFVNIGTLETDAQALVIRGETLQALMAAAAAGTPKEYGAAGYRAGVSFGLGVVKWLMEKSKSVRGVLGLPKSGRDLIVAATKIDEASGWGRITVSKTAKGRGSELWSVDIRIERDFLSACHVRSEYDDLPLLAKHEAFWSAYLEGTFSAALAASHGLRTKVNDSHEAQPVLTRVTQSSDGSKTPALLFRVSCVLVRYPVTVESLCREVLCPYVLADYTRVVSRARTVLEGFVREIAGAEESESEDIKGALQWIAQNGPVGARDAASRLQKARNELNKGVHVGGADASEAQAYAAMQAAAPALLKGVHDIELTDSQTTELHHVLIGRG
- a CDS encoding ParA family protein, with translation MGIHIAIAASKGGTGKTTTTWNLGHGLAFAGARVLLVDCDPQDNLRFIAGTDHARGTLASAIEQGTFSANRIGENVWLLPSGGRRLWHATVASDGLGHLTAPLRHAFRARDDDYDFVLFDCPPELGRMTSAAISLSDYLLIPCVSTWLGLRSIAQMIEFIDTHTRDARIDSERTGIVITFYTTRRAGPETVRHEAKKLFHGRVYRTVIRERTELDYSQQEHKSVFEYAPRSDGAEDYSALAKEMLKRLA